A region from the Vibrio chagasii genome encodes:
- a CDS encoding toprim domain-containing protein, with the protein MHLILVESSKKSEKVKSLLVQAELNNEFTCAFTGGRIFDFKVDGSVESWDRVNPDIHGYLSKQIHNSESVIALTDADEQGEYIAFQVSTLANDHGKRTVKGDLLELTVQGLKNSLSKLRPINYEVVRQCHAERMLNLKVANFGIEQGFGPISIHKLLMAEYLEQTATTNIAYLGGDDKAVVLTKHNKLGDVESNTKERTILPPSTLDVYAHSLIANNDSLAVVADRLQDLYEDSMLSYTRSDAHDWYPEAFDSIELLEESFGYQSNESGFWANCNGTIPHSAIYIIEPNCIHLNLPEVNCIQQLSLGVLGHNNTRSFVADIDINLLDSLAISAGGISAAHPELQILVGLKELDLYKPSTSDLQCHALANNLFDGHAIDHQAILSHRAFAKKHFPTLSDCIDKKTNPLHSIIQQQSPAQEREINNNLADRAFDELIGLGR; encoded by the coding sequence ATGCATTTGATACTTGTTGAAAGTTCAAAAAAATCAGAGAAGGTCAAATCCTTGCTGGTACAAGCAGAACTCAATAATGAGTTTACTTGCGCGTTTACTGGTGGCCGAATTTTTGACTTCAAAGTTGATGGCTCGGTTGAATCATGGGACCGCGTAAATCCAGATATTCATGGCTATCTTTCGAAACAAATCCACAATTCAGAGTCTGTAATTGCACTAACAGATGCTGATGAACAGGGAGAATATATAGCGTTTCAAGTATCCACTTTAGCGAATGATCACGGCAAAAGAACTGTAAAAGGGGACTTGCTGGAACTAACGGTGCAAGGGTTGAAAAATTCACTCAGCAAGTTACGGCCAATTAACTATGAAGTCGTTAGACAATGTCATGCCGAGCGGATGTTGAACTTGAAGGTTGCCAATTTTGGAATAGAGCAAGGCTTTGGCCCAATAAGCATTCACAAGCTTTTAATGGCCGAATATCTGGAACAGACGGCAACGACAAACATTGCTTATTTAGGAGGCGATGATAAAGCGGTTGTCCTAACGAAACACAACAAGTTAGGCGATGTTGAGAGCAACACTAAAGAAAGAACTATTCTTCCACCTTCAACCTTGGACGTATATGCCCATAGCTTAATTGCCAATAACGATTCATTGGCCGTAGTAGCAGATAGGTTACAGGACTTATACGAGGACAGCATGCTTTCGTACACTCGTTCTGACGCGCATGACTGGTACCCAGAAGCCTTTGACAGCATTGAATTGCTCGAAGAATCGTTTGGGTACCAGAGTAATGAAAGTGGATTTTGGGCAAATTGCAACGGGACAATTCCACACTCGGCAATTTACATTATCGAGCCAAACTGCATCCACTTAAATTTACCTGAAGTCAACTGCATTCAACAGTTGTCATTAGGTGTCTTGGGACACAACAACACTAGGTCCTTTGTGGCCGATATTGACATTAATCTTCTCGACTCTCTTGCAATATCAGCTGGTGGAATTAGTGCCGCTCATCCCGAACTACAAATACTAGTAGGGCTCAAAGAACTAGATTTATACAAACCATCCACTTCAGATTTGCAATGCCATGCGCTGGCTAACAATTTGTTTGATGGCCATGCGATAGATCACCAGGCAATTTTGTCACATCGAGCATTTGCAAAGAAACATTTCCCAACACTTTCTGATTGTATTGATAAGAAAACCAACCCCTTACATTCAATCATCCAACAACAATCACCAGCTCAAGAGCGAGAGATTAACAACAATCTTGCAGATAGGGCTTTTGACGAATTAATCGGTTTAGGCAGGTAA
- a CDS encoding thioredoxin domain-containing protein yields the protein MKTNNKVLLSAVAALAMTAAIAGVNQTEGQKLNTTVPIPSHEYEKLAGKEPTLVSVNSSSLQVEPIYSTKTLKQKIESALDLTVYSLVPFNEGRLVTAFTTKGTYVIDANVNFAFKGRVIDLKTGDNVLANQLKQVESEIKTKISKRNSIQNFTKSTNDTALVKSAVGKPETDLRGVPTMAGTVKDNTLKPTFNAKSAQELANNQILMHNIVKASPGAQLLLERDKRRKAEKLEEQRQDRVLQEYKAANASVPSTNKALEPKKESLIDVLKNLDPAYRKQHGPEFSPALLPIIPDNQFIVYQESKDVPYKGTLTVATDFTCPVCKQLHNLIPTLNAEGVKVRYMPYPRSRITDYQFSDGFTIDQYIYRTKTEELNQLGQLVSAGYCSTDNTEAYDELFSKKSVSEWPQTISESCEGKVREFKVLGDLLFSGSTPYMVWGNADTPEEDRGFIRGLHKTDKSIEDLLKRKQS from the coding sequence ATGAAAACAAACAATAAAGTTCTATTAAGCGCAGTTGCGGCGTTAGCAATGACCGCAGCAATTGCCGGAGTAAATCAGACAGAAGGGCAAAAGTTAAATACTACTGTGCCAATCCCTTCCCATGAATATGAAAAATTGGCGGGTAAAGAGCCGACTCTTGTAAGTGTAAATTCTTCAAGCCTTCAGGTTGAGCCAATCTACAGTACTAAAACCTTGAAGCAAAAAATTGAATCTGCGCTAGATCTAACGGTATATTCATTAGTTCCTTTTAATGAGGGTAGGCTTGTAACTGCTTTCACCACAAAGGGGACCTACGTAATTGATGCAAATGTAAACTTTGCTTTTAAAGGCCGTGTAATTGACCTAAAGACAGGTGACAACGTACTAGCAAATCAGTTGAAACAAGTTGAATCGGAGATCAAAACCAAAATATCCAAGCGTAATTCAATTCAGAACTTCACCAAATCAACGAATGACACGGCCCTTGTTAAATCAGCTGTCGGCAAGCCAGAAACTGATTTACGTGGAGTGCCGACCATGGCGGGTACAGTCAAAGACAATACTTTAAAGCCAACATTCAACGCTAAGTCGGCGCAGGAACTAGCAAACAACCAAATTTTGATGCATAACATCGTTAAAGCTTCACCTGGTGCTCAGTTGCTACTTGAACGTGATAAAAGGCGTAAGGCTGAAAAACTCGAAGAGCAGCGTCAAGATCGTGTACTTCAAGAGTATAAGGCCGCGAACGCATCAGTCCCTTCAACAAACAAAGCACTAGAACCCAAAAAAGAGTCGCTTATCGATGTCCTTAAAAATTTAGACCCAGCATATCGCAAACAGCATGGCCCTGAGTTTTCACCTGCATTACTTCCAATAATCCCTGACAACCAGTTTATTGTGTATCAGGAGAGCAAGGACGTACCGTATAAAGGCACTCTTACAGTCGCAACCGACTTCACTTGTCCGGTATGTAAGCAGTTACACAACCTTATTCCAACTTTAAACGCAGAAGGTGTTAAAGTCAGATATATGCCATATCCGCGTTCAAGAATTACTGACTATCAATTTAGTGATGGTTTTACTATTGACCAATACATTTATCGAACCAAGACAGAAGAGTTAAACCAACTTGGTCAGCTAGTAAGTGCGGGTTATTGCTCAACGGATAACACTGAAGCCTATGATGAACTGTTTTCAAAAAAATCAGTCTCAGAATGGCCTCAGACAATTTCCGAATCATGTGAAGGAAAAGTTCGTGAATTTAAGGTGTTAGGCGACTTACTGTTTAGCGGATCCACACCTTATATGGTATGGGGTAATGCTGATACTCCTGAAGAAGACCGAGGCTTTATACGCGGCCTTCACAAGACAGACAAATCCATAGAAGATTTATTGAAACGAAAACAAAGCTAG
- a CDS encoding type IVB secretion system protein IcmW, whose amino-acid sequence MLKLTFDKPWIDKYWDEVEPKVMQSVAIFESREKWVVLEDEEALNSLNKIAQNLPEIANMPITGDIAIHAERIVTILACLPLKTSLAAYGWLGALSENQHKWNFIIYVYANQVVQGKQIESNPTVPYSEILIERVSLFNFLNEFNNVFLNDNTTKLALAQYEKRVKGDHR is encoded by the coding sequence ATGCTAAAGCTCACATTTGACAAACCATGGATCGATAAATATTGGGATGAAGTCGAACCAAAAGTTATGCAGAGCGTGGCTATATTTGAAAGCCGAGAAAAGTGGGTAGTTTTGGAAGATGAAGAAGCACTGAACAGCCTAAACAAGATTGCTCAGAATTTACCGGAAATCGCAAATATGCCTATAACCGGCGACATTGCAATTCATGCTGAACGCATTGTGACAATCCTAGCTTGTCTGCCTCTTAAAACCTCATTAGCCGCTTACGGTTGGTTAGGCGCCCTAAGTGAGAATCAACATAAGTGGAACTTCATCATTTATGTATATGCCAACCAAGTCGTTCAAGGAAAGCAAATCGAGTCGAACCCAACGGTTCCATACTCCGAAATACTGATTGAGAGAGTATCACTCTTTAACTTTCTCAATGAATTCAACAATGTGTTTCTTAATGACAACACAACTAAATTGGCTCTTGCTCAGTACGAAAAAAGGGTCAAAGGAGACCATAGATGA